Proteins encoded within one genomic window of Triticum aestivum cultivar Chinese Spring chromosome 2D, IWGSC CS RefSeq v2.1, whole genome shotgun sequence:
- the LOC123053196 gene encoding uncharacterized protein, translated as MAVEPPPSNHHGDPSTPGGLGYFHLRLLGPAASLFLLRSDRLYSLSFSRRRGYRLRLIASPARRRRRCRRRDLLLSTSGCVLRLTHCFSSPDAVRVNGLPLHGGGGPVDLAVGDEVSLLLLGSRYGFVAEKFVACERGDKVPGSCEEVLVLRAESLRKRLRAISESQDPLSFLRDSHCAHAGVKKAREGGGLLCQENPVNSVPQDNLRQQECNSDQNRLEHQPDVTNEDTVQLPQRSKRCSNVELKGCSNGNVEQHHTEGRYSDGSTFFLNRLTSIRPEMRAEQRSGVTLPQLLHPIGSLLRVFIATFTSDISWFLDYCKIPQYLPVTIACHNKDRCWSANSENRTAAPFENHPNLLLVYPRFPEVIAFGKDRKNQGVACHHPKLIVLQREDSMRVIISSANLAPRQWHLITNTVWWQDFPRRTSPDYSGLFSAFEGPKSDFAAQLVSFIGSLINEVPSQAYWINEIAKYDFEGAGGYLVASVPGLYMPSPCYLESNYCLSEKQIIHTKSSHRIFLGSVQTSVVGLSHRFHLPSDAGSQLKALSVFLGKCRENMHGTTEVILKRNTNIPADANAVSVLVADLDKFCEEDSVQLGFLPREVAKWVSPLSDTGFFKFSGFIYPREALEAAFGATNTKVQLLMYVSKGPEFSQISGLIQDEHLPSLCSLVACLKRSPGLWRLEEVLSHFKWPETLETDFMYSASSIGTSINPQFIAHFASATGKRSNHDVDSEESDPEWGGWTAGHELKKPSISLLFPTIERVKSAACGIQLSRYLLSLPEKTWQRLRSTGIFHDAIPHPHDRIGHPMHVKVAQRRFRSRLGGHSFGWTYCGSHNFSPAAWGQPLRPTSKANPTDATRGAPSGSRLHICNYELGIILIAPPPGMSKEGNGRRHGIDGISLPFVIPAPQYKYSDRPATPLAMRQAMAEACIPQSDLSEETDEDIPDEDDEHVVELSDCCPEEKEEEKIYAETLWGQVDSSQSQGKDS; from the exons ATGGCGGTGGAGCCGCCACCCAGCAACCACCACGGCGACCCATCTACTCCTGGCGGCCTGGGCTACTTCCATCTCCGCCTCCTCGGCCCCGCCGCGTCGCTCTTCCTGCTCCGCTCCGACCGCCTCTATTCTCTCTCCTTTTCCCGCCGCCGGGGCTACCGCCTCCGCCTCATCGCGTCCCCTGCGCGTCGCCGcaggcgctgccgccgccgcgatcTTCTGCTCAGCACTTCTGGCTGCGTCCTCCGCCTCACCCACTGCTTCTCCAGTCCCGACGCCGTGCGCGTCAATGGGCTGCCCCtccacggcggcggcggcccggtcgATCTGGCCGTGGGCGACGAGGTCTCGCTGCTCCTCCTCGGCTCCAGGTACGGATTTGTGGCGGAGAAATTTGTCGCTTGCGAAAGGGGTGACAAGGTACCGGGGTCCTGCGAGGAGGTTCTTGTGCTGAGGGCAGAGTCGCTCCGGAAGCGGCTAAGAGCGATCTCGGAGAGCCAGGACCCTCTTTCTTTCTTGAGGGATTCACACTGTGCACATGCTGGAGTGAAAAAAGCGAGAGAAGGGGGTGGTTTATTGTGCCAGGAAAATCCAGTTAACTCTGTTCCTCAGGATAATTTGCGGCAACAAGAATGCAATTCTGATCAAAACAGATTGGAACACCAACCCGATGTTACAAACGAAGATACAGTTCAGTTGCCTCAAAGAAGCAAACGATGCAGCAATGTAGAGCTCAAAGGATGCAGCAATGGGAATGTAGAGCAGCATCACACGGAGGGTCGCTACTCAGACGGGAGCACATTCTTCCTGAACCGCCTTACCAGCATAAGACCTGAAATGCGAGCGGAGCAACGCAGTGGAGTGACCCTTCCACAGCTTCTCCACCCTATTGGCAGCTTGTTGCGAGTGTTTATCGCAACGTTCACCTCTGACATTTCCTG GTTCCTGGACTACTGTAAGATTCCCCAGTACCTGCCAGTAACAATAGCATGCCACAACAAGGACAGATGCTGGAGTGCGAACAGTGAAAATAGAACTGCAGCCCCTTTCGAAAACCATCCTAATTTACTTCTAGT ATACCCCCGATTTCCAGAAGTGATAGCATTTGGAAAGGATAGGAAGAATCAAGGAGTTGCATGCCACCATCCAAAGCTCATAGTGTTACAGAGAGAGGACAGCATGCGTGTTATTATTTCTTCAGCTAACTTGGCACCTAGACAG TGGCATCTCATAACAAACACAGTGTGGTGGCAAGACTTTCCCCGTAGGACATCCCCCGATTATTCAGGTCTTTTTAGTGCATTCGAGGGACCAAAATCTGATTTTGCTGCTCAGTTAGTTTCATTCATAGGATCCCTTATCAATGAAGTCCCTAGCCAAGCATATTGGATAAATGAGATAGCAAAGTATGATTTTGAAGGAGCTGGTGGGTACCTTGTTGCTTCAGTACCAGGGTTGTATATGCCAAGTCCTTGTTATTTGGAGTCCAATTATTGCCTTTCA GAAAAACAGATTATACATACAAAATCTTCACATAGAATATTCCTTGGTTCTGTGCAAACATCTGTAGTTGGTTTATCCCATCGGTTTCACTTACCATCTGATGCCGGTTCACAACTGAAAGCCTTGTCTGTATTTCTTGGAAAATGCCGTGAAAACATGCATGGAACTACAGAAGTGATCTTGAAAAGAAATACAAATATACCTGCAGATGCTAATGCTGTGAGTGTCCTTGTTGCTGATCTGGATAAATTTTGTGAGGAAG ATTCTGTCCAACTTGGTTTCTTGCCTAGAGAGGTTGCGAAATGGGTATCTCCCCTTAGTGACACGGGCTTCTTcaaattttctggatttatctacCCTAGAGAAGCCCTGGAAGCTGCATTTGGAGCAACTAACACAAAAGTGCAGTTGCTTATGTATGTATCAAAG GGTCCAGAGTTTTCTCAAATTTCAGGGCTGATCCAGGATGAGCATCTTCCTTcattgtgctcactagtagcgtgCCTGAAAAGAAGCCCTGGGCTTTGGCGGTTAGAAGAG GTATTGTCACACTTTAAGTGGCCTGAAACACTGGAGACTGATTTTATGTACA GTGCTTCATCCATCGGGACTTCTATTAATCCACAGTTCATTGCACACTTCGCTTCAGCGACAGGTAAACGATCCAATCACGATGTTGACTCCGAAGAATCTGATCCAGAG TGGGGTGGCTGGACAGCAGGCCATGAGCTAAAGAAGCCATCAATCAGTTTGTTATTTCCAACAATTGAGAGGGTGAAAAGCGCGGCTTGTGGAATTCAGTTGTCCAGATATTTGCTTTCTCTACCTGAG AAAACGTGGCAAAGATTGAGATCTACCGGCATATTTCATGATGCAATCCCACATCCACATGATAGGATAGGGCATCCTATGCATGTTAAG GTTGCTCAGAGGCGATTCCGGTCTCGGTTAGGTGGCCATTCATTTGGCTGGACTTACTGTGGATCTCACAATTTCAGCCCAGCTGCCTGGGGACAACCGTTGCGCCCTACGTCCAAAGCGAATCCTACTGATGCCACCAGAGGAGCTCCTTCTGGGTCAAGGCTGCACATTTGCAACTATGAGCTGGGCATCATTCTCATTGCCCCGCCGCCAGGCATGTCAAAGGAGGGCAATGGAAGGAGGCATGGGATTGATGGCATATCCCTTCCATTTGTCATCCCTGCACCACAATACAAGTACAGTGATAGGCCTGCGACACCGCTGGCTATGCGACAAGCCATGGCCGAAGCTTGTATTCCGCAGAGCGACTTGTCGGAAGAGACTGACGAGGATATACCAGATGAAGATGACGAGCATGTGGTTGAACTATCTGACTGCTGTCCTGAAGAGAAAGAAGAGGAGAAGATCTACGCAGAGACTCTATGGGGTCAGGTGGATTCTTCGCAGAGCCAGGGAAAAGATTCGTGA
- the LOC123053198 gene encoding probable alpha-amylase 2 isoform X1, which yields MGQVVSDAVVQEQAAGNGGIIKNGREILLQAFNWESHKHNWWSNLEGRVADIAKSGFTSVWLPPPTQSLSPEGYLPQNLYSLDSCYGSLQQLNSLIQNMNDHNIRAMADVVINHRVGTTKGSTGMYNRYDGIPISWDEHAVTSCSGGKGNKSTGDNFDGVPNIDHTQPFVRKDIIEWLIWLRETIGFQDFRFDFTKGYASKFVKEYIEESKPLFAVGEYWDSCEYAPSDNRLSYNQDKHRQRIINWIDSTGGLCAAFDFTTKGILQVRNDHGSTGVNESLVISLTSLVLLEQEAVKGELWRLRDPEEKPPGVMGWWPSRSVTFIENHDTGSTQGHWPFPSDHVMEGYAYILTHPGIPTVFYDHFFDWGDSFHDEIAKLMEIRKSQDIHSRSAVKILEASSNLYSAIIDDKLCMKIGEGPWCPSDPEWKLAACGDRYAVWHK from the exons GCTTTTAACTGGGAGTCCCATAAACACAATTGGTGGAGTAATTTAGAGGGCAGAGTTGCCGACATTGCTAAATCTGGGTTTACATCAGTATGGTTGCCTCCACCGACACAATCGTTATCTCCAGAAG GCTATCTGCCACAGAACCTGTACAGCCTTGACTCTTGTTATGGTTCTCTTCAGCAGCTAAATTCGTTGATTCAGAACATGAATGACCACAATATAAGGGCTATGGCTGATGTAGTTATTAACCATCGAGTTGGAACTACTAAAGGATCAACTGGGATGTATAATCGTTATGATGGTATCCCAATATCATGGGACGAACATGCTGTTACATCTTGTTCTGGTGGGAAG GGGAACAAAAGTACTGGTGATAACTTTGATGGGGTTCCCAACATAGATCATACCCAGCCATTTGTAAGGAAGGATATTATTGAATGGCTGATCTGGCTTCGGGAAACCATTGGTTTTCAAGATTTCCGCTTTGATTTCACAAAAGG TTATGCTTCAAAGTTTGTGAAAGAATACATTGAGGAATCAAAGCCTCTTTTTGCAGTGGGGGAATACTGGGACAGCTGTGAATATGCCCCCTCTGACAACCGTCTGAGCTACAATCAGG ATAAACATAGGCAGAGAATTATCAATTGGATAGATAGCACTGGAGGACTTTGCGCTGCGTTTGATTTCACAACAAAGGGTATTCTTCAGGTTAGAAATGATCATGGTTCTACAGGAGTAAACGAGTCTTTGGTGATTAGTTTGACCAGTTTGGTGTTGCTGGAGCAGGAGGCTGTGAAAGGAGAGTTGTGGCGTTTGCGCGACCCTGAAGAAAAGCCGCCTGGTGTGATGGGGTGGTGGCCTTCAAGATCAGTTACATTTATTGAAAATCATGACACAGGGTCAACTCAG GGCCATTGGCCATTTCCATCTGATCATGTCATGGAG GGATATGCTTATATACTTACGCACCCTGGAATCCCCACAGTGTTCTACGATCATTTCTTTGATTGGGGAGATTCTTTCCACGATGAAATAGCAAAACTG ATGGAGATTAGGAAATCCCAAGACATACATAGTCGTTCAGCTGTCAAAATTTTGGAGGCAAGCTCAAATCTGTACTCGGCAATAATCGATGATAAGTTGTGCATGAAGATCGGAGAGGGCCCCTGGTGCCCAAGCGACCCAGAGTGGAAGCTGGCGGCATGTGGAGACAGATATGCCGTGTGGCACAAGTAG
- the LOC123053198 gene encoding probable alpha-amylase 2 isoform X3: MGQVVSDAVVQEQAAGNGGIIKNGREILLQAFNWESHKHNWWSNLEGRVADIAKSGFTSVWLPPPTQSLSPEGYLPQNLYSLDSCYGSLQQLNSLIQNMNDHNIRAMADVVINHRVGTTKGSTGMYNRYDGIPISWDEHAVTSCSGGKGNKSTGDNFDGVPNIDHTQPFVRKDIIEWLIWLRETIGFQDFRFDFTKGYASKFVKEYIEESKPLFAVGEYWDSCEYAPSDNRLSYNQDKHRQRIINWIDSTGGLCAAFDFTTKGILQEAVKGELWRLRDPEEKPPGVMGWWPSRSVTFIENHDTGSTQGHWPFPSDHVMEGYAYILTHPGIPTVFYDHFFDWGDSFHDEIAKLMEIRKSQDIHSRSAVKILEASSNLYSAIIDDKLCMKIGEGPWCPSDPEWKLAACGDRYAVWHK, encoded by the exons GCTTTTAACTGGGAGTCCCATAAACACAATTGGTGGAGTAATTTAGAGGGCAGAGTTGCCGACATTGCTAAATCTGGGTTTACATCAGTATGGTTGCCTCCACCGACACAATCGTTATCTCCAGAAG GCTATCTGCCACAGAACCTGTACAGCCTTGACTCTTGTTATGGTTCTCTTCAGCAGCTAAATTCGTTGATTCAGAACATGAATGACCACAATATAAGGGCTATGGCTGATGTAGTTATTAACCATCGAGTTGGAACTACTAAAGGATCAACTGGGATGTATAATCGTTATGATGGTATCCCAATATCATGGGACGAACATGCTGTTACATCTTGTTCTGGTGGGAAG GGGAACAAAAGTACTGGTGATAACTTTGATGGGGTTCCCAACATAGATCATACCCAGCCATTTGTAAGGAAGGATATTATTGAATGGCTGATCTGGCTTCGGGAAACCATTGGTTTTCAAGATTTCCGCTTTGATTTCACAAAAGG TTATGCTTCAAAGTTTGTGAAAGAATACATTGAGGAATCAAAGCCTCTTTTTGCAGTGGGGGAATACTGGGACAGCTGTGAATATGCCCCCTCTGACAACCGTCTGAGCTACAATCAGG ATAAACATAGGCAGAGAATTATCAATTGGATAGATAGCACTGGAGGACTTTGCGCTGCGTTTGATTTCACAACAAAGGGTATTCTTCAG GAGGCTGTGAAAGGAGAGTTGTGGCGTTTGCGCGACCCTGAAGAAAAGCCGCCTGGTGTGATGGGGTGGTGGCCTTCAAGATCAGTTACATTTATTGAAAATCATGACACAGGGTCAACTCAG GGCCATTGGCCATTTCCATCTGATCATGTCATGGAG GGATATGCTTATATACTTACGCACCCTGGAATCCCCACAGTGTTCTACGATCATTTCTTTGATTGGGGAGATTCTTTCCACGATGAAATAGCAAAACTG ATGGAGATTAGGAAATCCCAAGACATACATAGTCGTTCAGCTGTCAAAATTTTGGAGGCAAGCTCAAATCTGTACTCGGCAATAATCGATGATAAGTTGTGCATGAAGATCGGAGAGGGCCCCTGGTGCCCAAGCGACCCAGAGTGGAAGCTGGCGGCATGTGGAGACAGATATGCCGTGTGGCACAAGTAG
- the LOC123053198 gene encoding probable alpha-amylase 2 isoform X2: MGQVSDAVVQEQAAGNGGIIKNGREILLQAFNWESHKHNWWSNLEGRVADIAKSGFTSVWLPPPTQSLSPEGYLPQNLYSLDSCYGSLQQLNSLIQNMNDHNIRAMADVVINHRVGTTKGSTGMYNRYDGIPISWDEHAVTSCSGGKGNKSTGDNFDGVPNIDHTQPFVRKDIIEWLIWLRETIGFQDFRFDFTKGYASKFVKEYIEESKPLFAVGEYWDSCEYAPSDNRLSYNQDKHRQRIINWIDSTGGLCAAFDFTTKGILQVRNDHGSTGVNESLVISLTSLVLLEQEAVKGELWRLRDPEEKPPGVMGWWPSRSVTFIENHDTGSTQGHWPFPSDHVMEGYAYILTHPGIPTVFYDHFFDWGDSFHDEIAKLMEIRKSQDIHSRSAVKILEASSNLYSAIIDDKLCMKIGEGPWCPSDPEWKLAACGDRYAVWHK, translated from the exons GCTTTTAACTGGGAGTCCCATAAACACAATTGGTGGAGTAATTTAGAGGGCAGAGTTGCCGACATTGCTAAATCTGGGTTTACATCAGTATGGTTGCCTCCACCGACACAATCGTTATCTCCAGAAG GCTATCTGCCACAGAACCTGTACAGCCTTGACTCTTGTTATGGTTCTCTTCAGCAGCTAAATTCGTTGATTCAGAACATGAATGACCACAATATAAGGGCTATGGCTGATGTAGTTATTAACCATCGAGTTGGAACTACTAAAGGATCAACTGGGATGTATAATCGTTATGATGGTATCCCAATATCATGGGACGAACATGCTGTTACATCTTGTTCTGGTGGGAAG GGGAACAAAAGTACTGGTGATAACTTTGATGGGGTTCCCAACATAGATCATACCCAGCCATTTGTAAGGAAGGATATTATTGAATGGCTGATCTGGCTTCGGGAAACCATTGGTTTTCAAGATTTCCGCTTTGATTTCACAAAAGG TTATGCTTCAAAGTTTGTGAAAGAATACATTGAGGAATCAAAGCCTCTTTTTGCAGTGGGGGAATACTGGGACAGCTGTGAATATGCCCCCTCTGACAACCGTCTGAGCTACAATCAGG ATAAACATAGGCAGAGAATTATCAATTGGATAGATAGCACTGGAGGACTTTGCGCTGCGTTTGATTTCACAACAAAGGGTATTCTTCAGGTTAGAAATGATCATGGTTCTACAGGAGTAAACGAGTCTTTGGTGATTAGTTTGACCAGTTTGGTGTTGCTGGAGCAGGAGGCTGTGAAAGGAGAGTTGTGGCGTTTGCGCGACCCTGAAGAAAAGCCGCCTGGTGTGATGGGGTGGTGGCCTTCAAGATCAGTTACATTTATTGAAAATCATGACACAGGGTCAACTCAG GGCCATTGGCCATTTCCATCTGATCATGTCATGGAG GGATATGCTTATATACTTACGCACCCTGGAATCCCCACAGTGTTCTACGATCATTTCTTTGATTGGGGAGATTCTTTCCACGATGAAATAGCAAAACTG ATGGAGATTAGGAAATCCCAAGACATACATAGTCGTTCAGCTGTCAAAATTTTGGAGGCAAGCTCAAATCTGTACTCGGCAATAATCGATGATAAGTTGTGCATGAAGATCGGAGAGGGCCCCTGGTGCCCAAGCGACCCAGAGTGGAAGCTGGCGGCATGTGGAGACAGATATGCCGTGTGGCACAAGTAG